A region from the Tachyglossus aculeatus isolate mTacAcu1 chromosome X2, mTacAcu1.pri, whole genome shotgun sequence genome encodes:
- the CX2H19orf38 gene encoding protein HIDE1 isoform X2, with protein MAILRSSNSRIVSESCEKMPWRILVLVAGFLAIPAPSISLTSHANDDGGDSISIQCLAPEGLKGATFILFKGEEAVQTVQAPETQHGINISLTNSSRGAPGQYRCQYVVIGEIGKQFSNLSEPGNVTFTVPLWVLPVSLSLAGALILIVILVVVIVVIRRVRIAKLQKKRQRESCWTEANYCTTDMSFNNTLFSISMKMAPEDLDTTLDSFTSSSTGPESLVPKKRPMSTSTPETPEFTTFRSFE; from the exons ATGGCAATTTTGAGGTCCTCTAATT CAAGAATTGTGAGTGAATCCTGCGAAAAGATGCCCTGGAGAATCCTCGTCCTTGTAGCTG GCTTTTTggcaatcccggctccatccatTTCCCTGACCTCGCATGCTAACGACGACGGAGGGGACTCCATCAGCATTCAGTGCCTGGCCCCCGAGGGCCTCAAGGGAGCCACATTCATCCTGTTTAAGGGAGAGGAGGCAGTGCAGACGGTCCAGGCGCCGGAGACCCAGCACGGAATCAACATCTCACTGACCAACTCGAGCCGGGGGGCCCCCGGCCAATACCGGTGTCAGTATGTGGTGATAGGTGAGATCGGAAAGCAGTTCTCAAACTTGAGTGAGCCAGGGAACGTCACCTTTACAG TGCCCCTCTGGGTCTTGCCAGTCTCCCTAAGCCTGGCTGGAGCGCTAATCCTCATTGTGATTCTGGTGGTGGTCATCGTGGTGATTAGACGAG TTAGAATCGCCAAACTGCAGAAGAAAAG GCAGAGAGAATCATGCTGGACTGAAGCAAACTATTGCACTACAG ATATGTCATTCAATAACACCCTGTTCTCCATTTCAATG AAAATGGCCCCAGAAGACCTGGACACTACTCTTGACTCTTTCACCAGCTCATCTACGGGCCCCGAATCACTTGTGCCCAAGAAGAGACCCATGTCTACCTCCACCCCAGAGACCCCAGAATTCACCACTTTCAGGTCTTTTGAATGA
- the CX2H19orf38 gene encoding protein HIDE1 isoform X1: MAILRSSNSRIVSESCEKMPWRILVLVAALGFLAIPAPSISLTSHANDDGGDSISIQCLAPEGLKGATFILFKGEEAVQTVQAPETQHGINISLTNSSRGAPGQYRCQYVVIGEIGKQFSNLSEPGNVTFTVPLWVLPVSLSLAGALILIVILVVVIVVIRRVRIAKLQKKRQRESCWTEANYCTTDMSFNNTLFSISMKMAPEDLDTTLDSFTSSSTGPESLVPKKRPMSTSTPETPEFTTFRSFE; this comes from the exons ATGGCAATTTTGAGGTCCTCTAATT CAAGAATTGTGAGTGAATCCTGCGAAAAGATGCCCTGGAGAATCCTCGTCCTTGTAGCTG CTCTAGGCTTTTTggcaatcccggctccatccatTTCCCTGACCTCGCATGCTAACGACGACGGAGGGGACTCCATCAGCATTCAGTGCCTGGCCCCCGAGGGCCTCAAGGGAGCCACATTCATCCTGTTTAAGGGAGAGGAGGCAGTGCAGACGGTCCAGGCGCCGGAGACCCAGCACGGAATCAACATCTCACTGACCAACTCGAGCCGGGGGGCCCCCGGCCAATACCGGTGTCAGTATGTGGTGATAGGTGAGATCGGAAAGCAGTTCTCAAACTTGAGTGAGCCAGGGAACGTCACCTTTACAG TGCCCCTCTGGGTCTTGCCAGTCTCCCTAAGCCTGGCTGGAGCGCTAATCCTCATTGTGATTCTGGTGGTGGTCATCGTGGTGATTAGACGAG TTAGAATCGCCAAACTGCAGAAGAAAAG GCAGAGAGAATCATGCTGGACTGAAGCAAACTATTGCACTACAG ATATGTCATTCAATAACACCCTGTTCTCCATTTCAATG AAAATGGCCCCAGAAGACCTGGACACTACTCTTGACTCTTTCACCAGCTCATCTACGGGCCCCGAATCACTTGTGCCCAAGAAGAGACCCATGTCTACCTCCACCCCAGAGACCCCAGAATTCACCACTTTCAGGTCTTTTGAATGA